The Candidatus Phaeomarinobacter ectocarpi genome includes a region encoding these proteins:
- a CDS encoding glutathione S-transferase family protein has translation MKLYNNDLSPFSARCRLMFYVKGIDVEMVDPFADLEPDAFRALTPLAKVPALQLDDGWVLPESETICEYIEQMHPEPSLLPSDPKERAKVRLIGRIGDLYMLAPLTTLFGNIDPSVRDHDKVVAAFTELKTALGWLDNYLDGSGHAVGGKMSLADCALVPILFFVRRIPQMFGKSICLLDAHEKTTKYWQGIFDEPAVNRVYEEMDSALKGMQ, from the coding sequence ATGAAACTCTACAACAACGATCTGTCGCCTTTTTCCGCCCGTTGCCGGTTGATGTTCTATGTCAAAGGCATTGACGTGGAGATGGTGGACCCGTTCGCCGATCTGGAGCCGGATGCTTTCCGGGCTCTGACGCCATTGGCAAAAGTGCCTGCCCTGCAATTGGATGACGGGTGGGTGCTTCCTGAATCGGAAACCATCTGCGAATACATCGAGCAGATGCATCCAGAGCCTTCCTTGTTGCCGTCAGACCCCAAGGAGCGCGCGAAAGTCCGTCTCATAGGCCGTATCGGCGACCTTTACATGCTCGCGCCGCTAACGACGTTGTTCGGCAACATCGACCCCAGCGTGCGCGACCATGACAAGGTCGTTGCCGCCTTCACGGAACTCAAGACCGCCCTTGGCTGGCTGGACAACTATCTTGACGGGTCCGGCCACGCGGTGGGCGGGAAGATGTCGCTGGCCGATTGCGCGCTGGTGCCGATCCTGTTTTTCGTGCGCCGTATTCCCCAGATGTTTGGCAAGTCGATTTGCCTTCTGGATGCCCACGAGAAAACAACGAAGTACTGGCAGGGCATCTTTGATGAGCCTGCTGTCAATCGTGTCTACGAAGAAATGGATTCAGCCCTCAAAGGCATGCAGTAA
- a CDS encoding PAS domain-containing protein → MSQDIETKGGLTPGSLRFNQPDAPDGFFRAVVENAADMISVIDQDGVFIYACPKAAETFGYEHGSIDKLTEDNFHPDDYDAMFADFTDLVVNGGRRHLADHRMSNGRGGWIWIQTHAINLVDDPRVKGIVMVSRDITVQKQREEQIRNAENAIGFGHWRWDDGDVGPYWSDGLYSILGLKREQCDPDMQWVSDRIADEDREAIAQESIQALVNGESFSRIVSMRHEDGSFRRLMITGHVERDQFGKPTSLVGVTQDVTVLERANKAIRNSEQEFRLLAEHSTDVISRYDVEGKPVYVSPSVERVLGYPPEVSLTQSWDEFTHPQDRKHVATEIVGMFKDHQTRRVSYRMMASSGEYLWLESAITPLVDDRGEYQGMVTCTRDITEQKTREQELMAAREHAEQANLTKSRFLANMSHELRTPLNAILGFSEMMTQEIFGPMGNTQYGEYAELIHESGSHLLSLISDILDMSKIEAGKYELSFESVAVVPALKKAARMVQTRVGEGELELLLQLDGIEDCHVHADERALTQILLNILSNAVKFTPAGGRITLSAVRAAHGRIAISVRDTGVGIEAQDLERVLNPFEQVVRHAELASQGTGLGLPLVRALVDMQDGEFDIKSTPGRGTTVTIAIPDADAVDNDVQKSA, encoded by the coding sequence ATGTCCCAGGACATTGAGACAAAGGGCGGACTGACGCCGGGGTCGCTGCGCTTTAACCAGCCAGATGCCCCCGACGGGTTTTTCCGTGCCGTCGTTGAAAACGCCGCTGACATGATCTCCGTGATCGATCAGGACGGCGTGTTCATCTATGCCTGTCCGAAGGCAGCCGAGACCTTTGGCTATGAGCACGGGTCCATCGACAAGCTCACCGAAGACAATTTTCATCCCGACGACTACGATGCCATGTTCGCGGACTTCACTGACCTAGTGGTCAATGGAGGACGACGCCACCTGGCCGACCACCGCATGAGCAATGGCCGCGGGGGATGGATCTGGATCCAGACCCACGCGATCAATCTGGTGGATGATCCACGGGTCAAAGGCATCGTCATGGTGTCGCGCGACATTACCGTTCAGAAACAGCGTGAAGAACAGATACGCAATGCAGAAAACGCAATCGGCTTTGGGCACTGGCGCTGGGACGATGGCGACGTGGGACCTTATTGGTCTGATGGGCTGTACTCAATTCTTGGGCTGAAGCGCGAACAGTGCGACCCCGACATGCAGTGGGTGTCCGACCGCATTGCGGATGAGGACCGAGAAGCCATTGCGCAGGAGTCCATCCAGGCTCTGGTGAATGGCGAGTCTTTCAGCCGCATCGTCTCAATGCGCCATGAGGATGGCAGTTTCCGACGCCTGATGATCACTGGCCATGTTGAGCGTGACCAGTTTGGCAAACCCACATCGCTTGTCGGCGTGACCCAGGACGTGACAGTGCTGGAACGCGCCAACAAGGCCATCCGCAATTCCGAGCAGGAATTCCGGCTGCTGGCGGAACATTCTACCGATGTCATTTCCCGCTACGACGTTGAAGGCAAACCGGTTTACGTGTCGCCATCCGTCGAACGCGTATTGGGCTATCCCCCTGAGGTCAGCCTCACACAGTCCTGGGATGAGTTTACGCACCCGCAGGACCGCAAGCATGTCGCCACAGAGATTGTCGGCATGTTCAAGGATCATCAGACCCGCCGCGTCTCCTACCGGATGATGGCCAGCAGCGGTGAATATCTGTGGCTTGAATCCGCCATTACGCCCCTTGTGGACGACCGCGGCGAATATCAGGGCATGGTCACCTGTACGCGTGACATCACCGAACAAAAAACCCGCGAGCAGGAATTGATGGCCGCGCGCGAACATGCCGAGCAGGCCAATCTCACCAAGTCACGCTTCCTGGCGAATATGAGCCATGAGTTGCGCACGCCGCTGAATGCCATTCTTGGCTTCTCGGAAATGATGACGCAGGAAATTTTCGGCCCGATGGGAAATACTCAGTATGGAGAATATGCTGAGTTGATCCATGAAAGCGGCAGCCATCTTCTGTCTCTCATCAGCGACATTCTTGATATGTCGAAGATTGAAGCCGGCAAGTACGAACTGTCATTTGAGTCCGTTGCCGTGGTGCCGGCGCTCAAGAAAGCAGCGCGTATGGTGCAGACCCGCGTGGGCGAAGGCGAACTTGAACTGCTGCTTCAGCTGGATGGCATAGAGGATTGCCACGTGCATGCGGACGAACGCGCGCTCACACAGATCCTTTTGAACATTCTTTCAAATGCCGTGAAGTTCACACCGGCAGGTGGCCGCATCACATTGTCCGCCGTGCGTGCTGCCCATGGACGCATCGCGATCAGCGTGCGCGATACAGGTGTCGGCATCGAGGCGCAGGATCTTGAACGGGTGCTCAATCCGTTTGAGCAGGTCGTCCGTCATGCGGAACTGGCCAGCCAGGGCACCGGCCTTGGGCTTCCCCTCGTCCGCGCGCTCGTGGACATGCAGGACGGCGAGTTCGATATAAAAAGCACTCCGGGTCGCGGCACAACAGTGACGATTGCCATTCCCGATGCTGATGCTGTCGACAACGATGTGCAAAAGTCAGCCTAG
- a CDS encoding phosphotransferase: MSDSAPAATPETIDVLDRHRFDQKALEKWCESHVEGYEGPLDIRQFQGGQSNPTFQLVTPARKYVMRKKPPGQLLASAHAVDREYTVMKALADTPVPVPHMYALCEDDGVVGTSFYIMEHLEGRVFRDPTLPDMTPDERAAIYDDMNRVLAELHKVDFEAVGLGAFGRPGNYYDRQISRWIKQYRAAETETIDEMEHLIAWMPDNVPAEASVSIAHGDYRLENTMFHPTEPRMIAVLDWELSTIGHPLADLGYNSMLYHIDSPTMGTLTRVDFANSGIPAEMDYVARYCERAERDGIENWPFYVGFSIFRLASIAQGVYKRGLDGNASSERATLYGNAAKMLAEAAWRIVGGKS, from the coding sequence ATGTCCGATTCAGCCCCAGCCGCCACGCCTGAAACAATTGATGTCCTCGACCGGCATCGCTTTGACCAGAAGGCGCTCGAAAAATGGTGTGAGTCCCATGTGGAGGGCTATGAAGGGCCGCTGGACATCCGCCAGTTCCAGGGGGGTCAGTCAAACCCCACCTTCCAGCTGGTGACGCCCGCCCGCAAATATGTGATGCGCAAAAAGCCTCCCGGGCAATTGCTGGCAAGCGCCCACGCTGTTGATCGCGAATACACGGTCATGAAGGCGCTGGCGGACACGCCCGTGCCGGTGCCGCACATGTATGCCCTGTGCGAAGACGATGGCGTGGTCGGTACGTCGTTCTACATCATGGAGCATCTTGAAGGCCGCGTGTTCCGTGACCCCACACTGCCGGATATGACACCGGACGAGCGGGCTGCCATTTACGACGACATGAACCGCGTTCTGGCGGAGCTGCACAAAGTTGATTTTGAAGCTGTCGGTCTTGGTGCGTTTGGACGGCCGGGCAACTATTACGACCGGCAGATCTCCCGCTGGATCAAGCAGTACCGGGCCGCTGAAACCGAAACCATTGATGAGATGGAACACCTCATCGCATGGATGCCGGACAATGTGCCCGCCGAGGCCTCGGTCTCCATTGCCCATGGTGACTACCGGCTTGAGAACACGATGTTTCACCCAACCGAGCCCAGGATGATTGCGGTGCTGGACTGGGAGCTGTCGACCATTGGGCACCCGCTGGCAGACCTTGGCTACAACTCGATGCTGTATCACATCGACAGCCCCACCATGGGCACGCTGACACGGGTTGATTTTGCAAATTCCGGCATCCCGGCCGAGATGGACTATGTGGCGCGTTATTGCGAGCGGGCGGAACGTGACGGCATCGAGAACTGGCCGTTCTATGTGGGCTTTTCCATCTTCCGCCTCGCCTCCATTGCGCAGGGTGTTTACAAGCGCGGCCTTGATGGCAATGCCAGCTCAGAACGCGCGACGCTCTATGGCAACGCGGCGAAAATGCTTGCCGAAGCTGCGTGGCGGATTGTCGGCGGCAAGTCCTGA
- a CDS encoding mechanosensitive ion channel family protein codes for MYQTPEPPELPDIAEAAADAKSLLDTVWDWIIADVATVPVAIQVTILVVIAVTTIALGRRLAGPVAQLVARADARAWLHRRLDRLGSLITPVSALLLTWLATAGMRVAERETELLSVASSLLIAWVLIRLITVLTRQTGVTKLAGAVIWFVAALAIVGWLEPFLAALDAAAFTAGNMRISLLTIINGILLVGALVWVAIFVSSLLEGQLRRIDGVTPAAGVLVGKVLRIGFLTVAVLVGLTSLGIDFTAVAVFSGAIGVGIGFGLQKVVSNLISGIILLLDRSIKPGDVIEIGQAYGWISKLGARYAAVVTRDGKEYLIPNEDLITQQVVNWSFSNRAVRLKIAVGVSYQSDVRKALDLMMQSAEEHKRVLTSPPPATRLVGFGDNSVDLELRIWVNDPEAGVVNVASDIRLHIWDLFHENSIEFPFPQRDLHITSADGLKETMAEVMRSRSD; via the coding sequence ATGTACCAGACACCTGAACCGCCTGAACTCCCGGACATCGCAGAGGCCGCCGCCGACGCCAAAAGCCTTCTGGACACGGTGTGGGACTGGATCATTGCCGACGTCGCAACCGTGCCGGTGGCCATTCAGGTGACGATCCTTGTGGTCATTGCCGTGACGACCATTGCGCTGGGCCGCCGCCTGGCCGGCCCTGTCGCCCAACTGGTCGCCCGCGCAGATGCCCGCGCCTGGTTGCACCGGCGGCTGGACAGGCTGGGCAGTCTCATCACCCCCGTCTCGGCGCTGTTGCTGACCTGGCTTGCAACCGCCGGCATGCGCGTCGCGGAACGTGAAACCGAGCTGCTGAGTGTGGCGTCCAGCCTGCTCATCGCCTGGGTGCTGATCCGTCTGATCACCGTGCTGACCCGGCAAACCGGCGTGACGAAGCTGGCTGGTGCGGTCATCTGGTTTGTTGCAGCCCTGGCCATCGTGGGGTGGCTGGAGCCATTCCTCGCTGCATTGGATGCGGCAGCCTTCACCGCCGGCAACATGCGCATCTCGCTGCTGACCATCATCAACGGCATTCTTCTGGTCGGTGCGCTGGTGTGGGTGGCGATCTTTGTTTCATCGCTGCTGGAAGGTCAGTTGCGGCGCATCGACGGTGTGACCCCCGCCGCAGGTGTGCTGGTGGGCAAGGTCCTGCGCATCGGCTTCCTGACTGTGGCCGTGCTGGTCGGCCTTACCTCGCTGGGTATCGACTTTACAGCAGTCGCTGTCTTCTCCGGTGCCATTGGTGTCGGCATCGGCTTTGGTTTGCAGAAGGTTGTCTCCAACCTCATCAGCGGCATCATCTTACTGCTCGACCGGTCCATCAAACCTGGCGACGTCATCGAGATCGGCCAGGCCTATGGCTGGATATCCAAGCTGGGCGCGCGCTATGCGGCAGTCGTGACCCGCGACGGCAAGGAATATCTCATTCCCAATGAAGACCTGATCACCCAGCAGGTTGTGAACTGGTCATTTTCCAACCGTGCGGTGCGTCTCAAGATTGCTGTTGGCGTCAGCTATCAATCCGATGTGCGCAAGGCGCTGGACCTGATGATGCAGTCCGCGGAGGAGCACAAACGCGTGCTCACTTCGCCGCCCCCGGCCACGCGACTGGTGGGCTTTGGCGACAACTCGGTCGATCTTGAATTGCGCATCTGGGTCAACGATCCCGAAGCAGGCGTCGTGAATGTCGCCAGCGACATTCGCCTGCACATCTGGGATCTGTTTCATGAGAACAGTATCGAGTTCCCGTTCCCGCAGCGCGACCTGCACATTACCTCAGCCGATGGCCTCAAGGAGACCATGGCCGAAGTGATGCGAAGCAGGTCAGACTAA
- a CDS encoding phosphotransferase family protein, translating into MSDAAESDDRQEMFSGTKGVADNHRFDETKLFEYLNDTVEGFKGPLEVREFKGGQSNPTYQLVTPKKKYVLRRKPPGKLLPSAHAVDREFKVISALGDTNVPVPKAYTLCEDDDVIGTMFYVMEMVEGRILWEALLPNESKESRGQIYDAMNDTIAKLHMVDYEKVGLADFGKPGNYFARQISRWSKQYVASETQTIESMNKLMEWLPNNIPDEDSNSIVHGDYRLDNMVLHPTEPRVLAVLDWELSTLGHPLGDFTYHTMQWKMPGQGTGGGTGSLKDHDLAALGIPSFEDYVKAYCDRTGRSGIDNLDFYYAYNFMRLAGILQGIAGRVRDGTAASDHAKTMAANVRPLADEGWFYAQKAGAV; encoded by the coding sequence ATGAGTGATGCAGCAGAATCGGATGACCGCCAGGAGATGTTCTCCGGCACCAAGGGTGTGGCGGACAATCACCGGTTTGATGAGACCAAACTGTTTGAGTATCTGAACGACACGGTTGAGGGCTTTAAAGGCCCGCTTGAAGTCCGTGAATTCAAGGGTGGTCAATCCAACCCGACCTATCAGCTGGTCACGCCGAAAAAGAAATATGTTCTGCGCCGCAAGCCGCCAGGCAAGCTTCTGCCCTCCGCGCACGCGGTTGATCGTGAATTCAAAGTGATCTCAGCCCTGGGCGACACAAACGTTCCGGTGCCCAAGGCCTACACCCTGTGCGAAGACGACGACGTCATCGGCACGATGTTCTACGTCATGGAAATGGTCGAAGGCCGCATCCTCTGGGAAGCGTTGCTGCCCAATGAATCGAAAGAAAGCCGCGGCCAGATCTACGATGCGATGAACGACACCATCGCCAAGCTGCACATGGTCGACTACGAGAAAGTCGGCCTTGCTGATTTCGGCAAGCCGGGCAACTATTTCGCGCGCCAGATTTCGCGCTGGTCCAAGCAGTATGTGGCCAGTGAGACGCAAACCATCGAGTCCATGAACAAGCTCATGGAGTGGTTGCCGAACAATATTCCCGACGAAGATTCAAACTCCATCGTCCATGGCGACTACCGTCTGGACAACATGGTGCTGCACCCAACCGAGCCGCGCGTGCTTGCCGTGCTGGACTGGGAACTGAGCACGCTGGGTCACCCGCTTGGTGATTTCACCTACCACACCATGCAGTGGAAGATGCCTGGCCAGGGCACCGGCGGCGGCACGGGCTCCCTCAAGGATCATGACCTTGCGGCCCTGGGCATTCCCAGCTTTGAAGATTACGTCAAAGCCTATTGCGACCGGACCGGCCGTAGCGGCATCGACAATCTTGATTTCTACTATGCGTATAACTTCATGCGCCTGGCGGGCATTCTGCAGGGCATTGCCGGTCGCGTGCGCGATGGAACGGCGGCCAGTGACCACGCCAAGACCATGGCCGCCAATGTTCGTCCGTTGGCGGATGAAGGCTGGTTCTACGCCCAGAAGGCGGGCGCCGTTTAG
- the purD gene encoding phosphoribosylamine--glycine ligase encodes MKVLVVGSGGREHALCWKLAQSPRLTKLYAAPGNSGMKAVAECVPIGVEDLDALVTFARDTQIDLVVVGPEGPLVAGLTDRLEEAGIRVFGPSAKAAQLEGSKAFTKDICQRAGIPTAAYRHFTNADDALAYVREQGAPIVIKADGLAAGKGVTVAMELADAENAITEAFDGRFGEAGAEVVVEAFLEGEEASFFALCDGERAVPLVTAQDHKRVGDGDVGPNTGGMGAYSPAPVMTPDLVAFTMTKMIQPTLDTLKADGMPYKGVIFAGLMITDKGPELIEYNARFGDPECQVLMMRMQSDLLPLLDAAARGDLSGASVTWHEDPALSVVMAAKGYPGAYEKNTPINNLDDAGADDSVEIFHAGTAEKDGQVVATGGRVLNVTAMGASVAQAQALAYAAVDKIDWPEGFSRRDIGWRALQREMEDRENA; translated from the coding sequence ATGAAAGTATTGGTGGTAGGCTCCGGCGGACGCGAACACGCCTTGTGCTGGAAACTGGCCCAGAGCCCCAGGCTCACCAAGCTTTACGCCGCCCCCGGCAATTCGGGTATGAAGGCGGTCGCTGAATGCGTACCCATCGGCGTTGAGGACCTCGACGCGCTGGTGACCTTTGCCCGCGACACCCAAATTGACCTGGTGGTGGTCGGCCCGGAAGGCCCGCTCGTGGCTGGCCTGACCGACCGGCTGGAAGAGGCCGGCATCCGGGTCTTTGGCCCCAGCGCCAAGGCGGCCCAGCTTGAAGGGTCCAAGGCCTTCACCAAGGACATTTGCCAGCGCGCAGGCATCCCCACGGCTGCCTACCGCCACTTCACCAATGCGGACGACGCGCTGGCTTATGTGCGCGAGCAAGGCGCCCCCATCGTGATCAAGGCGGATGGACTTGCCGCGGGCAAGGGCGTGACGGTCGCCATGGAACTGGCGGATGCTGAGAACGCCATCACCGAAGCCTTTGACGGGCGCTTTGGCGAGGCTGGCGCGGAAGTTGTCGTCGAGGCTTTTCTGGAAGGCGAAGAAGCCAGCTTCTTTGCCCTGTGCGACGGTGAACGCGCTGTGCCGCTCGTCACGGCGCAGGACCACAAACGCGTAGGCGATGGTGATGTGGGGCCCAACACTGGCGGGATGGGTGCCTACTCCCCGGCCCCGGTGATGACGCCTGATCTCGTCGCGTTCACCATGACGAAAATGATCCAGCCGACCCTCGACACGCTGAAGGCGGATGGCATGCCGTACAAGGGCGTGATCTTTGCGGGCCTGATGATTACCGACAAGGGTCCTGAGCTCATTGAATACAATGCGCGATTTGGCGATCCGGAATGCCAGGTGCTGATGATGCGTATGCAGAGTGATTTGTTGCCGCTGCTGGATGCGGCCGCGCGCGGCGACCTCTCCGGTGCCAGCGTCACCTGGCATGAGGACCCGGCGCTGAGCGTGGTCATGGCTGCCAAGGGCTATCCCGGTGCCTATGAGAAGAACACGCCGATCAACAATCTGGATGACGCGGGCGCGGATGACAGCGTGGAGATTTTTCATGCGGGCACCGCCGAGAAAGACGGCCAGGTCGTGGCCACCGGCGGACGGGTGCTCAATGTGACCGCCATGGGCGCATCGGTGGCGCAAGCGCAGGCGCTGGCCTATGCTGCGGTAGACAAGATTGACTGGCCTGAAGGCTTTAGCCGCCGCGATATCGGCTGGCGCGCGCTCCAAAGGGAAATGGAAGACCGCGAAAACGCCTGA
- the xseA gene encoding exodeoxyribonuclease VII large subunit translates to MATDSLDAPALGNAPEYSVSEISGAVKRMVEDQFGHVRVRGEIGRVSRPASGHIYLDLKDDRAVLSGVIWKGNASRLATQPEQGLEVIAVGRLTTFPGQSKYQIVIESIEPAGVGALMKLLEDRRKKLAAEGLFDADHKKPLPFLPDVIGVVTSPSGAVIRDILHRVRDRFPRHVLVWPTRVQGETAAAEVAAGIRGFNALEPGGDIPRPDLIIVARGGGSVEDLWPFNEEVVVRAAFESDIPLISAVGHETDTTLIDFASDLRAPTPTAAAEHAVPVRADLIAQVMEQGARQHRTMTRRLEQARTDVRSLARALPRPERLLEIQRQRLDVAGERLVSHRGRFLQDRRATLANWAGRLEARRPQAQLAQSRKDLDALGDRLLRRRDVATQAARRALDPVAERLPWVFAVHVENRRKRLDQAGRLLDTLSHKSVLERGFALALDGNGKPIRSGGAAREAGRFALEFANADRVTVETVEGPAPKGSVKKPATAKKAAPKRKGQGELF, encoded by the coding sequence TTGGCCACTGATTCTCTTGACGCACCCGCCTTGGGCAACGCCCCTGAATACTCCGTTTCGGAGATATCCGGTGCCGTCAAACGCATGGTCGAGGACCAGTTCGGCCATGTGCGGGTGCGCGGCGAGATCGGCCGGGTGTCGCGGCCTGCCTCCGGCCACATCTATCTGGACTTGAAGGACGATCGCGCGGTCCTGTCCGGTGTGATCTGGAAAGGCAACGCGTCGCGCCTCGCGACCCAGCCCGAGCAGGGGCTGGAAGTGATCGCGGTCGGCCGTCTGACGACGTTCCCCGGCCAGTCGAAATATCAGATCGTCATCGAGTCCATCGAGCCTGCCGGTGTTGGCGCGCTGATGAAACTGCTGGAAGACCGCCGCAAGAAGCTGGCCGCCGAAGGCCTGTTTGATGCGGACCATAAAAAGCCGCTGCCATTTCTGCCGGACGTGATCGGCGTCGTGACGTCTCCGTCCGGCGCTGTCATTCGCGACATTCTGCATCGCGTCCGCGACCGGTTCCCCCGCCATGTGCTGGTCTGGCCAACACGGGTGCAGGGGGAAACCGCTGCGGCGGAAGTTGCCGCCGGCATCAGGGGCTTCAACGCGCTTGAGCCGGGCGGCGACATTCCACGCCCGGACCTCATCATCGTCGCGCGCGGCGGCGGCAGTGTCGAAGATTTGTGGCCCTTCAACGAAGAAGTGGTGGTGCGGGCCGCCTTTGAAAGCGACATTCCGCTGATCTCGGCTGTGGGTCACGAGACAGATACAACGCTGATCGACTTTGCGTCAGACCTGCGGGCGCCGACACCAACGGCCGCCGCTGAACATGCAGTGCCGGTCCGCGCTGATCTCATTGCGCAGGTGATGGAGCAGGGTGCCCGCCAGCACCGCACCATGACCCGCAGGCTGGAACAGGCCCGCACCGATGTGCGCAGCCTTGCCCGCGCCCTGCCAAGGCCTGAACGCCTGCTGGAAATCCAGCGCCAGCGGCTGGACGTGGCAGGTGAGCGCCTGGTCAGCCATCGCGGGCGCTTCCTGCAGGACCGGCGAGCCACTTTGGCCAACTGGGCAGGACGCCTTGAAGCCCGTCGCCCGCAGGCGCAGCTGGCCCAGTCCCGCAAGGACCTGGATGCCCTGGGAGACCGTCTCCTGCGCCGTCGCGATGTGGCAACGCAGGCCGCGCGGCGGGCGCTGGACCCTGTGGCCGAGCGCTTGCCGTGGGTCTTTGCAGTCCATGTCGAAAACCGCCGCAAACGTCTGGATCAGGCCGGGCGGTTGCTGGACACACTGTCCCACAAGAGCGTGCTGGAGCGCGGTTTCGCGCTGGCCCTTGATGGCAATGGCAAGCCCATCCGCTCAGGCGGCGCGGCGCGCGAGGCAGGACGGTTCGCACTTGAGTTTGCCAATGCCGACCGGGTGACGGTTGAAACGGTTGAGGGGCCCGCGCCCAAGGGTAGCGTGAAAAAGCCCGCCACGGCCAAAAAGGCCGCGCCGAAACGCAAAGGGCAGGGAGAGCTCTTCTAG
- a CDS encoding DUF2093 domain-containing protein, protein MGGEARLRYLDADYDVLAPGSFVTCAVTGERISLDELRYWSVDRQEPYATAEAVVKRDLGLA, encoded by the coding sequence ATGGGCGGCGAAGCGCGCCTTCGCTATCTCGATGCAGATTATGACGTTCTGGCACCGGGCTCCTTTGTGACCTGTGCTGTGACCGGCGAGCGGATTTCGCTGGATGAACTGCGCTACTGGAGCGTGGACCGGCAGGAACCCTATGCGACTGCCGAAGCCGTCGTGAAAAGGGATCTTGGTCTTGCGTAA
- a CDS encoding M23 family metallopeptidase, translating into MRKSVIAAALALFSMPASALELDGDLSQGGMVIGTVEPGSEVSLDGDMLPVTEEGKFVIGFGRDHGPTALLAVMKDGTDEQEVWPLEIARRDYDIQRIDGLPPGKVGGFSAATLKRIRADNAQVAAARRDTGRDEHFLSGFIWPTKGRISGVYGSQRVLNGEPRRPHFGIDIAAPTGTPVLSPAAGTVRLAESDHFFTGGIVIIDHGFAVNSTLFHLHSVDVEVGQVVAQGEQIGTVGATGRATGPHLDWRMNWGKQRLDPQLVVGPMPQ; encoded by the coding sequence TTGCGTAAATCAGTAATCGCAGCAGCGCTCGCCCTGTTCAGCATGCCCGCCTCCGCGCTGGAATTGGACGGCGATCTCAGCCAGGGCGGCATGGTCATCGGCACTGTGGAGCCGGGCAGCGAAGTCTCGTTGGACGGCGACATGCTGCCCGTGACCGAAGAAGGAAAGTTCGTCATCGGCTTTGGCCGCGACCACGGCCCGACGGCACTGCTGGCAGTCATGAAGGACGGAACGGACGAGCAGGAAGTCTGGCCGCTGGAGATTGCCAGGCGCGACTACGACATTCAGCGCATTGACGGCCTGCCGCCGGGAAAAGTCGGCGGGTTTTCAGCCGCCACTCTCAAGCGCATCCGCGCCGACAACGCCCAGGTTGCCGCCGCCCGTCGTGACACAGGCCGCGACGAGCATTTCCTGTCCGGTTTCATCTGGCCCACCAAGGGGCGCATTTCCGGCGTCTACGGCTCCCAGCGCGTGCTGAACGGTGAGCCGCGACGTCCGCATTTCGGCATTGATATCGCCGCGCCCACCGGCACGCCGGTTCTGTCTCCTGCCGCAGGCACTGTCCGGCTGGCGGAAAGCGATCACTTCTTTACCGGCGGCATCGTCATCATTGATCACGGCTTCGCGGTGAACTCGACCCTTTTCCACCTGCACAGCGTGGATGTGGAAGTTGGTCAGGTGGTGGCGCAGGGTGAGCAGATCGGCACCGTTGGAGCGACGGGCCGCGCAACCGGCCCGCATCTGGACTGGCGCATGAACTGGGGTAAGCAGCGTCTTGATCCCCAGCTCGTTGTCGGGCCGATGCCTCAGTAG